The following are encoded together in the Pseudomonas xantholysinigenes genome:
- a CDS encoding GNAT family N-acetyltransferase — protein MLEIRRASRHDALETYTIRRQAILHQCAEAYGDALAQAWADVPFTEGYAALVADHFHLACVDGTIAATGMLDLHSGELGALFVLPSFMGRGIARRMVEHLEGMARAKGLETVHLDATLNAAAFYRNCGYVGDALSTYQSPFGLELSCIPMRKAMA, from the coding sequence ATGCTCGAGATACGCCGCGCCAGCCGCCACGACGCGCTGGAAACCTACACCATCCGCCGCCAGGCAATCCTGCATCAATGCGCCGAGGCCTACGGCGACGCGCTGGCCCAGGCCTGGGCCGACGTACCGTTCACTGAAGGCTATGCAGCGCTGGTCGCCGACCATTTCCACCTTGCCTGCGTGGACGGCACGATTGCCGCCACCGGCATGCTCGACCTGCACAGCGGCGAGCTGGGCGCGCTGTTCGTGCTGCCGTCGTTCATGGGCCGGGGCATCGCCCGCAGGATGGTCGAACACCTCGAAGGCATGGCCCGGGCCAAGGGCCTGGAAACGGTCCATCTGGACGCCACCCTCAACGCCGCCGCGTTCTATCGCAACTGCGGCTACGTCGGCGACGCGTTATCGACCTACCAGTCGCCCTTTGGCCTCGAACTGTCCTGCATCCCCATGCGCAAGGCCATGGCCTGA